GAGCAGATGAAGATGTTCCTCACGCGCATCGGCTTCGGCTCCAAGGCGGTCATCACCGGCGACACCACGCAGATCGACTTGCCGCGCGGCCAGAAGAGCGGCCTGATCGAGGCGCAGCACGTGCTGCGCGACGTGCGCGGCGTGTCGATGACGCGCTTCTCCAGCGTCGACGTGGTGCGGCACCCGCTGGTCGCCCGCATCGTCGAGGCCTATGACGAATTCCATGCACAGCACAAGGACACCTGACCGTGGCTAAACCGAAGAAGACCCAACCCGCCGCCACCGCCCCCCGCGTCGACGTGTTCGACGCCAAGGGCAAGCCGAAGACGGTGGACGCCAGCGCCCTGCGCATCGCCTTCGCCGACGGCCGCAGCCTGCTCGTCAGCCTGCCGGACACGGCCGACGGCGCCATCACCCTGGTGGCCGAGCACGCCGATGCCGCCACGCACGCCATGCTGGCGCTACGCCCCGAGCACCACGACAGCATTACGCTGCGCATCGAGGCCGAGCCGGCCGCCGAAGCGGAAGACGCCGACGACGCGCTGGCCGGCGCCGAGATGCTCACGCTGGACCTGACCGTGCAGCACGGCGACGCGCTCAAGGCCGCCGCCCGCAAGGCACTCCCCAAGCAGAAGGACATCGAAGCGTGGATCGCGCCCGCGCTGTTCGCCGATGCGCAGCTCAACGTGCGCTTCGTCGACGAGGAAGAAGGCCGCACGCTCAACCACACCTATCGCGGCAAGGACTACGCCACCAACGTGCTGACCTTCTCCTACGCGGAGACCGAAGACGACCCGGTCGCCGCCGACATCGTGCTGTGCTGCCCGGTGGTCGAGCAGGAAGCCAAGGACCAGGGCAAGCCGCTGCGCGCCCACTACGCGCACCTGATCGTGCACGGCGCG
The sequence above is a segment of the Ralstonia nicotianae genome. Coding sequences within it:
- the ybeY gene encoding rRNA maturation RNase YbeY; the protein is MAKPKKTQPAATAPRVDVFDAKGKPKTVDASALRIAFADGRSLLVSLPDTADGAITLVAEHADAATHAMLALRPEHHDSITLRIEAEPAAEAEDADDALAGAEMLTLDLTVQHGDALKAAARKALPKQKDIEAWIAPALFADAQLNVRFVDEEEGRTLNHTYRGKDYATNVLTFSYAETEDDPVAADIVLCCPVVEQEAKDQGKPLRAHYAHLIVHGALHAQGYDHEDPAQAEEMEGIETEVLAGLGFPDPYADR